A genomic window from Chanodichthys erythropterus isolate Z2021 chromosome 1, ASM2448905v1, whole genome shotgun sequence includes:
- the gask1b gene encoding Golgi-associated kinase 1B isoform X1, whose amino-acid sequence MDTHTTRPGNVGNTLICLSVSFLKVCNCCSGYSAIRKYLIIAVVCFVYLFFTVHVSHTSTRQDKRPDLWTRNSVYSLKPRKTYQDPTGEEVNESLSPTRSNVVYITLKSKRHKPAIIRGTVRPKLRRKKVKVRPQGGTSQGKAKDARHDTNIADKHLGYSELDHSDYSSIRIYSERAPPWFSNDDIMAMRFLADGKITQIDEVAPPGFSSLILFKSATNHTDDADACRKCCGIVRRPLDMSEVFAFHLDRILGMNRTLPAVSRRFHSLGDGQPCPVVLWDPTLSPVVDQPSERLNWGSYQTALKYKCWHRGAIPKPEWSCTSIHHHEWSKLVVFDFLLQIYERLDKNCCGFKPRPEDTCVELGHHEECTDKDSIELTHIVHRRHDPHHLVFFNNKGYFDRDEENLDFKLLEGIKELPDQSVSVLKSQRLREKLLQSLFLDQLYWDSQGGRHGIEKLIDVIERRAKVLLTYINAHGIKVVPMNS is encoded by the exons ATGGATACGCATACGACTCGTCCTGGAAATGTCGGGAACACTTTGATTTGTTTGTCCGTATCGTTTTTGAAAGTCTGCAACTGTTGTAGTGGATATTCCGCCATTAGAAAGTATTTGATTATAGctgttgtgtgttttgtttatttgtttttcacCGTTCATGTTAGTCACACGTCTACTCGCCAAGACAAACGTCCTGATCTGTGGACTAGAAATAGCGTTTATTCTCTAAAACCTAGAAAAACCTATCAGGACCCCACTGGAGAGGAGGTGAATGAATCTCTGAGTCCGACCAGGTCTAATGTCGTGTATATAACGCTTAAATCAAAGCGGCACAAACCGGCCATCATCAGGGGCACGGTGCGACCCAAACTCCGGAGAAAGAAAGTTAAAGTGAGACCGCAGGGTGGCACATCACAGGGCAAAGCGAAGGACGCGAGGCACGATACAAACATCGCTGACAAACACTTGGGATATTCTGAGCTTGATCACAGTGATTATTCATCCATCAGGATATACAGTGAACGAGCTCCTCCATGGTTCAGCAATGATGATATCATGGCCATGCGCTTTCTAGCTGATGGTAAAATTACGCAAATTGACGAAGTTGCGCCTCCGGGTTTTTcttctttaattttatttaaaagtgcgACAAATCACACGGACGATGCTGATGCGTGTCGCAAATGTTGCGGTATTGTCAGGAGACCCTTGGACATGAGTGAAGTGTTCGCCTTTCATCTAGATAGGATCTTAGGAATGAACAGAACTTTGCCAGCTGTCAGCAGAAGATTCCACTCTCTTGGAG ATGGTCAGCCTTGTCCAGTGGTTTTATGGGATCCTACTTTAAGCCCAGTAGTAGATCAACCCTCTGAGAGACTGAACTGGGGTTCATATCAAACCGCTCTCAAATACAAATGCTGGCATCGGGGAGCCATACCTAAACCAGAGTGGAGCTGCACCAGCATCCACCACCATGAATGGAGCAAGCTAGTAGTCTTTGATTTCCTTCTGCAG ATTTATGAACGACTAGATAAAAACTGCTGTGGATTCAAGCCCCGCCCAGAGGACACCTGTGTTGAGCTTGGTCACCATGAAGAATGTACAGATAAGGACAGCATAGAGCTGACACACATAGTCCACCGGAGACATGACCCACACCACCTGGTTTTCTTTAACAACAAGGGCTACTTTGACCGAGATGAGGAGAATCTGGACTTCAAGCTACTAGAGGGAATCAAAGA GCTACCAGATCAGTCTGTATCAGTGTTGAAGTCTCAGCGTCTCAGGGAAAAGCTCCTGCAATCGCTGTTTCTCGACCAGCTGTACTGGGACAGTCAAGGTGGCCGTCACGGCATTGAAAAACTCATTGACGTAATTGAGAGAAGAGCCAAAGTCTTGCTCACGTACATCAATGCCCATGGGATTAAAGTAGTACCTATGAACTCTTGA
- the gask1b gene encoding Golgi-associated kinase 1B isoform X2: MDTHTTRPGNVGNTLICLSVSFLKVCNCCSGYSAIRKYLIIAVVCFVYLFFTVHVSHTSTRQDKRPDLWTRNSVYSLKPRKTYQDPTGEEVNESLSPTRSNVVYITLKSKRHKPAIIRGTVRPKLRRKKVKVRPQGGTSQGKAKDARHDTNIADKHLGYSELDHSDYSSIRIYSERAPPWFSNDDIMAMRFLADGKITQIDEVAPPGFSSLILFKSATNHTDDADACRKCCGIVRRPLDMSEVFAFHLDRILGMNRTLPAVSRRFHSLGDGQPCPVVLWDPTLSPVVDQPSERLNWGSYQTALKYKCWHRGAIPKPEWSCTSIHHHEWSKLVVFDFLLQIYERLDKNCCGFKPRPEDTCVELGHHEECTDKDSIELTHIVHRRHDPHHLVFFNNKGYFDRDEENLDFKLLEGIKERIST, translated from the exons ATGGATACGCATACGACTCGTCCTGGAAATGTCGGGAACACTTTGATTTGTTTGTCCGTATCGTTTTTGAAAGTCTGCAACTGTTGTAGTGGATATTCCGCCATTAGAAAGTATTTGATTATAGctgttgtgtgttttgtttatttgtttttcacCGTTCATGTTAGTCACACGTCTACTCGCCAAGACAAACGTCCTGATCTGTGGACTAGAAATAGCGTTTATTCTCTAAAACCTAGAAAAACCTATCAGGACCCCACTGGAGAGGAGGTGAATGAATCTCTGAGTCCGACCAGGTCTAATGTCGTGTATATAACGCTTAAATCAAAGCGGCACAAACCGGCCATCATCAGGGGCACGGTGCGACCCAAACTCCGGAGAAAGAAAGTTAAAGTGAGACCGCAGGGTGGCACATCACAGGGCAAAGCGAAGGACGCGAGGCACGATACAAACATCGCTGACAAACACTTGGGATATTCTGAGCTTGATCACAGTGATTATTCATCCATCAGGATATACAGTGAACGAGCTCCTCCATGGTTCAGCAATGATGATATCATGGCCATGCGCTTTCTAGCTGATGGTAAAATTACGCAAATTGACGAAGTTGCGCCTCCGGGTTTTTcttctttaattttatttaaaagtgcgACAAATCACACGGACGATGCTGATGCGTGTCGCAAATGTTGCGGTATTGTCAGGAGACCCTTGGACATGAGTGAAGTGTTCGCCTTTCATCTAGATAGGATCTTAGGAATGAACAGAACTTTGCCAGCTGTCAGCAGAAGATTCCACTCTCTTGGAG ATGGTCAGCCTTGTCCAGTGGTTTTATGGGATCCTACTTTAAGCCCAGTAGTAGATCAACCCTCTGAGAGACTGAACTGGGGTTCATATCAAACCGCTCTCAAATACAAATGCTGGCATCGGGGAGCCATACCTAAACCAGAGTGGAGCTGCACCAGCATCCACCACCATGAATGGAGCAAGCTAGTAGTCTTTGATTTCCTTCTGCAG ATTTATGAACGACTAGATAAAAACTGCTGTGGATTCAAGCCCCGCCCAGAGGACACCTGTGTTGAGCTTGGTCACCATGAAGAATGTACAGATAAGGACAGCATAGAGCTGACACACATAGTCCACCGGAGACATGACCCACACCACCTGGTTTTCTTTAACAACAAGGGCTACTTTGACCGAGATGAGGAGAATCTGGACTTCAAGCTACTAGAGGGAATCAAAGA gcgaatctcaacataa